In a single window of the Candidatus Deferrimicrobiaceae bacterium genome:
- the accB gene encoding acetyl-CoA carboxylase biotin carboxyl carrier protein, whose amino-acid sequence MNAKEIKEILELLKGTEVRELELVRGENTLRVKLGTAVEYHTVALPAAPAAAVAGAPVLAADPVAAAPPANYKEVVSPIVGTFYRAPAPDAAPFVEVGSRVVKGQTLCIVEAMKIMNQIESDTTGTVKAILVENAASVQFGQPLFHIVAD is encoded by the coding sequence ATGAACGCAAAGGAAATAAAGGAAATCCTCGAACTGCTCAAGGGCACCGAAGTGCGCGAGCTCGAGCTGGTCCGCGGCGAAAATACGCTGCGCGTCAAGCTCGGGACCGCGGTCGAATATCACACCGTGGCCCTTCCTGCCGCCCCCGCGGCGGCCGTGGCCGGCGCACCGGTCCTCGCGGCCGATCCCGTCGCCGCCGCGCCTCCCGCCAACTACAAAGAAGTCGTTTCCCCGATCGTCGGGACCTTCTACCGGGCGCCTGCGCCCGATGCGGCCCCCTTCGTCGAGGTCGGCTCGCGCGTGGTCAAGGGACAGACGCTGTGCATCGTCGAGGCCATGAAGATCATGAACCAGATCGAGTCCGATACCACGGGCACGGTCAAGGCGATCCTCGTCGAGAACGCGGCGTCGGTGCAGTTCGGACAGCCGCTGTTCCACATCGTCGCGGACTAG
- the accC gene encoding acetyl-CoA carboxylase biotin carboxylase subunit, with protein MINKVLIANRGEIAVRIIRTCREMGLRTVAVHSTIDRDALHVRMADQSVCIGGPPSSESYLNVPALLSAVEITDADSVHPGYGFLSENSAFIEKCESHGVRFIGPSSECVRTMGDKIEARKAVQKFKVPVVPGTDGAVAEAEEGLKIAKGIGFPVIVKAAAGGGGRGMKVVHSPAAFINAFLTSSSEALSAFGVPDVYIEKYFEEARHVEVQIMADKFGNVIHLGDRDCSIQRRHQKLIEEAPAPNIPSRIRQRMWKAACDAAAAVKYNSVGTVEFLYVPATHEFYFLEMNTRIQVEHPVTEMITGIDIVKEQIRIAEGKKLRFDQKKVQFRGHAIEVRINAEDPEKFLPSPGMITSCIFPGGCGVRVDTHIYPGYTVPPTYDSLLGKLIVHAEDRNTAIQRMRRALEELKIEGIKTTTDFHRKMMTNSEFAAGRVSTNFLEKNRA; from the coding sequence ATGATCAACAAGGTACTGATCGCAAACCGGGGCGAGATCGCCGTTCGCATCATCCGCACCTGCCGCGAGATGGGGCTGCGCACGGTCGCCGTCCACTCGACCATCGACAGAGACGCTCTCCACGTCCGGATGGCCGACCAATCGGTCTGCATCGGGGGGCCGCCCAGCTCCGAGAGCTATCTCAACGTTCCAGCGCTGCTCAGCGCGGTCGAGATCACCGACGCCGACTCGGTCCACCCCGGCTATGGCTTCCTCTCCGAAAACTCGGCGTTCATCGAGAAGTGCGAGAGCCACGGCGTCCGCTTCATCGGGCCGTCCTCCGAATGCGTCCGGACGATGGGCGACAAGATCGAGGCGCGCAAGGCCGTCCAGAAGTTCAAGGTGCCCGTCGTCCCCGGCACCGACGGCGCGGTCGCCGAGGCGGAAGAAGGGCTGAAGATCGCGAAAGGGATCGGCTTCCCGGTCATCGTCAAGGCGGCGGCGGGCGGAGGCGGCCGCGGCATGAAGGTCGTTCACAGCCCCGCGGCGTTCATCAACGCATTTCTCACCTCCTCGTCCGAGGCGCTTTCCGCCTTCGGCGTCCCCGACGTCTATATCGAGAAATACTTCGAGGAGGCGCGCCACGTCGAGGTGCAGATCATGGCCGACAAGTTCGGCAACGTGATCCATCTCGGCGACCGGGACTGCTCCATCCAGCGGCGGCACCAGAAGCTGATCGAGGAGGCGCCGGCGCCCAATATCCCGTCGCGCATCCGTCAACGCATGTGGAAGGCCGCGTGCGACGCGGCGGCAGCCGTCAAGTACAACAGCGTCGGGACGGTCGAGTTCCTCTACGTGCCGGCCACGCACGAGTTCTACTTCCTCGAGATGAACACCCGCATCCAGGTCGAGCACCCGGTCACCGAAATGATCACAGGGATCGACATCGTCAAGGAGCAGATCCGGATTGCCGAGGGGAAGAAGCTCCGATTCGACCAGAAAAAGGTGCAGTTCCGCGGGCACGCGATCGAGGTGCGCATCAACGCCGAGGACCCCGAGAAATTCCTGCCGAGCCCGGGCATGATCACGTCGTGCATCTTTCCGGGCGGCTGCGGCGTTCGCGTCGATACGCATATCTACCCCGGCTACACGGTGCCTCCGACCTACGATTCGCTGCTCGGGAAGCTGATCGTCCATGCCGAAGACCGCAACACGGCCATCCAGCGGATGCGCCGCGCGCTCGAGGAACTCAAGATCGAAGGCATCAAGACCACCACCGATTTCCACCGGAAGATGATGACCAATTCCGAGTTCGCCGCGGGGAGGGTATCCACCAACTTCCTCGAAAAGAACAGGGCTTGA